Proteins from a genomic interval of Gopherus evgoodei ecotype Sinaloan lineage chromosome 7, rGopEvg1_v1.p, whole genome shotgun sequence:
- the LOC115655436 gene encoding Fanconi anemia group D2 protein-like, with product MEWWRMITSLYSSSKQQEFSLNAGERQNDIAVDQATFQKKLCQILRKHPFYPRVVQEFVSGLETHIKDRDQFRNCLLPCAPVRGEGTRSEKMHFSPCP from the exons ATGGAGTGGTGGAGAATGATAACGTCTTTGTACAGCTCATCAAAACAGCAGGAATTTTCTTTGAATGCTGGGGAGAGACAGAATGACATAG CTGTGGATCAAGCAACCTTCCAGAAGAAACTCTGCCAGATCTTGAGGAAGCATCCTTTCTATCCACGT GTTGTGCAGGAGTTTGTCAGTGGCTTGGAAACTCACATTAAGGACAGAGACCAGTTCAGGAACTGCCTTCTGCCTTGTGCTCCAGTGCGAGGCGAGGGTACGAGGTCagagaaaatgcatttttctcCCTGCCCCTAG